A genomic stretch from Chiloscyllium punctatum isolate Juve2018m chromosome 40, sChiPun1.3, whole genome shotgun sequence includes:
- the tedc2 gene encoding uncharacterized protein tedc2 isoform X2 has translation MLPAPQARRLSSLLVEAIKECTEEERKLEDELKSFRKLLKPWNPNTREKPAKNGATTSRTEHASSYEELQELALLNRTLAKALRIRQTHQSVFEIKQIQPHTSDNSTVPTNAGYGIVKHPQAASYRDKPLEDVLSRTLWSGSKTKLAGASMNNTCGKVTASVCKERYLSSHLADGVAGKKVATHAVSSRKPESCTLKLPYKTKQDVKRKSTSSTVGKLVRGSLHTPGLVKTAAIQQTKRSASVDRAGNRVQQSRLWSLKTIPRTIASHNSLNLEDTDIIQRTVTPRSMQISAFADTAPKMTSPVISQQRANCMKETVHLSVSEQNMLQNESSSMEKLKLFTLQGSGSTLKLPSEWRKQRCRNARLWGQVSASKTDEIQKASFMQNIQSAFHSQLPPVSCAQIEEQLDNIYELYKCIDQYVRTDFLLNSSGPLSYQHEHESLQILGRCQDTVSSLIQQIEQFVDAEMFWAKFGSCWTVNFKKCKCFGGKSAPLLFYSTLQELKEMEALRFQVQTLQRQIQIQKAMAEELLPILFSSMPLEQSISYLYRAVYSELCEGGEQFPVLVQDNIPE, from the exons ATGTTACCGGCTCCTCAGGCAAGAAG GCTTTCCTCACTATTGGTTGAAGCCATTAAGGAGTGTACAGAGGAGGAGAGAAAGCTTGAAGATGAGCTAAAGAGTTTTCGCAAACTTCTGAAACCCTG GAATCCCAACACTAGAGAGAAACCAGCAAAGAATGGAGCCACTACCAGCAGGACAG AGCATGCTTCTAGTTATGAGGAATTGCAGGAGTTGGCATTGTTGAATAGAACTCTGGCCAAAGCTCTACGAATTCGACAAACCCATCAAAGCGTGTTTGAAATAAAGCAGATCCAACCACATACCTCTGACAACAGCACAGTGCCAACTAATGCAGGATATGGCATTGTCAAACATCCACAGGCAGCCAGCTACAGAGATAAACCTTTAGAGGATGTTTTGTCAAGGACACTGTGGTCAGGTAGCAAGACAAAGCTAGCTGGTGCCAGTATGAACAATACTTGTGGTAAAGTGACAGCATCAGTATGTAAGGAGAGGTACTTATCAAGCCATTTAGCAGATGGAGTTGCTGGGAAGAAGGTTGCAACACATGCTGTCTCTTCCAGGAAACCAGAATCTTGTACATTGAAGCTGCCATATAAAACCAAGCAGGATGTGAAGAGAAAGTCTACGTCATCGACTGTGGGGAAATTAGTTCGAGGCTCCTTGCATACCCCAGGCCTGGTTAAAACTGCTGCTATACAACAAACAAAACGATCTGCCTCAGTTGacagggcaggaaacagagttcAACAAAGTAGGCTCTGGTCCTTGAAAACCATTCCAAGAACAATTGCATCTCATAATAGTTTGAACCTGGAAGATACAGACATTATTCAAAGAACAGTTACACCACGCAGCATGCAGATTTCTGCATTTGCAGACACTGCTCCCAAAATGACATCCCCTGTCATTAGCCAGCAGAGGGCCAATTGTATGAAAGAAACTGTACATTTGAGTGTTTCTGAACAGAACATGCTCCAAAATGAAAGCTCTTCCATGGAGAAACTCAAATTATTCACCCTTCAAGGAAGTGG GTCAACACTGAAACTTCCTTCAGAGTGGAGAAAGCAGCGATGTAGAAATGCACG CTTATGGGGACAGGTGTCTGCCAGTAAAACTGATGAAATCCAGAAAGCAAGCTTCATGCAAAACATTCAGTCAGCA TTCCATTCACAGCTCCCACCTGTAAGTTGTGCACAGATTGAAGAACAATTGGACAACATCTATGAACTTTACAAATGTATTGACCAATATGTACGTACAGATTTCCTACTCAATTCTTCAG GTCCCCTCAGTTATCAGCATGAACATGAGAGCCTTCAGATACTGGGGAGATGCCAAGATACTGTATCAAGCCTCATTCAGCAGATTGAGCAGTTTGTGGATG CTGAAATGTTTTGGGCGAAGTTTGGGAGCTGTTGGACGGTCAACTTCAAAAAATGCAAATGTTTTGGTGGCAAGTCTGCACCTCTCCTATTCTACTCCACACTGCAGGAGCTGAAGGAAATGGAGGCTCTCCGGTTTCAAGTACAAACTCTCCAAAGACAGATTCAGATTCAAAAG GCTATGGCAGAAGAGCTGcttcccattctattttcctCCATGCCTCTAGAGCAATCTATTTCCTACCTTTATCGAGCAGTGTACTCTGAGCTTTGTGAAGGAGGAGAGCAATTTCCTGTCTTGGTACAGGATAACATACCCGAATGA
- the tedc2 gene encoding uncharacterized protein tedc2 isoform X6, which yields MHEVKPAVVLLWLSSLLVEAIKECTEEERKLEDELKSFRKLLKPWNPNTREKPAKNGATTSRTEHASSYEELQELALLNRTLAKALRIRQTHQSVFEIKQIQPHTSDNSTVPTNAGYGIVKHPQAASYRDKPLEDVLSRTLWSGSKTKLAGASMNNTCGKVTASVCKERYLSSHLADGVAGKKVATHAVSSRKPESCTLKLPYKTKQDVKRKSTSSTVGKLVRGSLHTPGLVKTAAIQQTKRSASVDRAGNRVQQSRLWSLKTIPRTIASHNSLNLEDTDIIQRTVTPRSMQISAFADTAPKMTSPVISQQRANCMKETVHLSVSEQNMLQNESSSMEKLKLFTLQGSGLWGQVSASKTDEIQKASFMQNIQSALPPVSCAQIEEQLDNIYELYKCIDQYVRTDFLLNSSGPLSYQHEHESLQILGRCQDTVSSLIQQIEQFVDAEMFWAKFGSCWTVNFKKCKCFGGKSAPLLFYSTLQELKEMEALRFQVQTLQRQIQIQKAMAEELLPILFSSMPLEQSISYLYRAVYSELCEGGEQFPVLVQDNIPE from the exons ATGCATGAGGTCAAGCCCGCTGTTGTACTTTTATG GCTTTCCTCACTATTGGTTGAAGCCATTAAGGAGTGTACAGAGGAGGAGAGAAAGCTTGAAGATGAGCTAAAGAGTTTTCGCAAACTTCTGAAACCCTG GAATCCCAACACTAGAGAGAAACCAGCAAAGAATGGAGCCACTACCAGCAGGACAG AGCATGCTTCTAGTTATGAGGAATTGCAGGAGTTGGCATTGTTGAATAGAACTCTGGCCAAAGCTCTACGAATTCGACAAACCCATCAAAGCGTGTTTGAAATAAAGCAGATCCAACCACATACCTCTGACAACAGCACAGTGCCAACTAATGCAGGATATGGCATTGTCAAACATCCACAGGCAGCCAGCTACAGAGATAAACCTTTAGAGGATGTTTTGTCAAGGACACTGTGGTCAGGTAGCAAGACAAAGCTAGCTGGTGCCAGTATGAACAATACTTGTGGTAAAGTGACAGCATCAGTATGTAAGGAGAGGTACTTATCAAGCCATTTAGCAGATGGAGTTGCTGGGAAGAAGGTTGCAACACATGCTGTCTCTTCCAGGAAACCAGAATCTTGTACATTGAAGCTGCCATATAAAACCAAGCAGGATGTGAAGAGAAAGTCTACGTCATCGACTGTGGGGAAATTAGTTCGAGGCTCCTTGCATACCCCAGGCCTGGTTAAAACTGCTGCTATACAACAAACAAAACGATCTGCCTCAGTTGacagggcaggaaacagagttcAACAAAGTAGGCTCTGGTCCTTGAAAACCATTCCAAGAACAATTGCATCTCATAATAGTTTGAACCTGGAAGATACAGACATTATTCAAAGAACAGTTACACCACGCAGCATGCAGATTTCTGCATTTGCAGACACTGCTCCCAAAATGACATCCCCTGTCATTAGCCAGCAGAGGGCCAATTGTATGAAAGAAACTGTACATTTGAGTGTTTCTGAACAGAACATGCTCCAAAATGAAAGCTCTTCCATGGAGAAACTCAAATTATTCACCCTTCAAGGAAGTGG CTTATGGGGACAGGTGTCTGCCAGTAAAACTGATGAAATCCAGAAAGCAAGCTTCATGCAAAACATTCAGTCAGCA CTCCCACCTGTAAGTTGTGCACAGATTGAAGAACAATTGGACAACATCTATGAACTTTACAAATGTATTGACCAATATGTACGTACAGATTTCCTACTCAATTCTTCAG GTCCCCTCAGTTATCAGCATGAACATGAGAGCCTTCAGATACTGGGGAGATGCCAAGATACTGTATCAAGCCTCATTCAGCAGATTGAGCAGTTTGTGGATG CTGAAATGTTTTGGGCGAAGTTTGGGAGCTGTTGGACGGTCAACTTCAAAAAATGCAAATGTTTTGGTGGCAAGTCTGCACCTCTCCTATTCTACTCCACACTGCAGGAGCTGAAGGAAATGGAGGCTCTCCGGTTTCAAGTACAAACTCTCCAAAGACAGATTCAGATTCAAAAG GCTATGGCAGAAGAGCTGcttcccattctattttcctCCATGCCTCTAGAGCAATCTATTTCCTACCTTTATCGAGCAGTGTACTCTGAGCTTTGTGAAGGAGGAGAGCAATTTCCTGTCTTGGTACAGGATAACATACCCGAATGA
- the tedc2 gene encoding uncharacterized protein tedc2 isoform X7 encodes MHEVKPAVVLLWLSSLLVEAIKECTEEERKLEDELKSFRKLLKPWNPNTREKPAKNGATTSRTEHASSYEELQELALLNRTLAKALRIRQTHQSVFEIKQIQPHTSDNSTVPTNAGYGIVKHPQAASYRDKPLEDVLSRTLWSGSKTKLAGASMNNTCGKVTASVCKERYLSSHLADGVAGKKVATHAVSSRKPESCTLKLPYKTKQDVKRKSTSSTVGKLVRGSLHTPGLVKTAAIQQTKRSASVDRAGNRVQQSRLWSLKTIPRTIASHNSLNLEDTDIIQRTVTPRSMQISAFADTAPKMTSPVISQQRANCMKETVHLSVSEQNMLQNESSSMEKLKLFTLQGSGSTLKLPSEWRKQRCRNARLWGQVSASKTDEIQKASFMQNIQSAFHSQLPPVSCAQIEEQLDNIYELYKCIDQYVRTDFLLNSSGPLSYQHEHESLQILGRCQDTVSSLIQQIEQFVDGAEGNGGSPVSSTNSPKTDSDSKGYGRRAASHSIFLHASRAIYFLPLSSSVL; translated from the exons ATGCATGAGGTCAAGCCCGCTGTTGTACTTTTATG GCTTTCCTCACTATTGGTTGAAGCCATTAAGGAGTGTACAGAGGAGGAGAGAAAGCTTGAAGATGAGCTAAAGAGTTTTCGCAAACTTCTGAAACCCTG GAATCCCAACACTAGAGAGAAACCAGCAAAGAATGGAGCCACTACCAGCAGGACAG AGCATGCTTCTAGTTATGAGGAATTGCAGGAGTTGGCATTGTTGAATAGAACTCTGGCCAAAGCTCTACGAATTCGACAAACCCATCAAAGCGTGTTTGAAATAAAGCAGATCCAACCACATACCTCTGACAACAGCACAGTGCCAACTAATGCAGGATATGGCATTGTCAAACATCCACAGGCAGCCAGCTACAGAGATAAACCTTTAGAGGATGTTTTGTCAAGGACACTGTGGTCAGGTAGCAAGACAAAGCTAGCTGGTGCCAGTATGAACAATACTTGTGGTAAAGTGACAGCATCAGTATGTAAGGAGAGGTACTTATCAAGCCATTTAGCAGATGGAGTTGCTGGGAAGAAGGTTGCAACACATGCTGTCTCTTCCAGGAAACCAGAATCTTGTACATTGAAGCTGCCATATAAAACCAAGCAGGATGTGAAGAGAAAGTCTACGTCATCGACTGTGGGGAAATTAGTTCGAGGCTCCTTGCATACCCCAGGCCTGGTTAAAACTGCTGCTATACAACAAACAAAACGATCTGCCTCAGTTGacagggcaggaaacagagttcAACAAAGTAGGCTCTGGTCCTTGAAAACCATTCCAAGAACAATTGCATCTCATAATAGTTTGAACCTGGAAGATACAGACATTATTCAAAGAACAGTTACACCACGCAGCATGCAGATTTCTGCATTTGCAGACACTGCTCCCAAAATGACATCCCCTGTCATTAGCCAGCAGAGGGCCAATTGTATGAAAGAAACTGTACATTTGAGTGTTTCTGAACAGAACATGCTCCAAAATGAAAGCTCTTCCATGGAGAAACTCAAATTATTCACCCTTCAAGGAAGTGG GTCAACACTGAAACTTCCTTCAGAGTGGAGAAAGCAGCGATGTAGAAATGCACG CTTATGGGGACAGGTGTCTGCCAGTAAAACTGATGAAATCCAGAAAGCAAGCTTCATGCAAAACATTCAGTCAGCA TTCCATTCACAGCTCCCACCTGTAAGTTGTGCACAGATTGAAGAACAATTGGACAACATCTATGAACTTTACAAATGTATTGACCAATATGTACGTACAGATTTCCTACTCAATTCTTCAG GTCCCCTCAGTTATCAGCATGAACATGAGAGCCTTCAGATACTGGGGAGATGCCAAGATACTGTATCAAGCCTCATTCAGCAGATTGAGCAGTTTGTGGATG GAGCTGAAGGAAATGGAGGCTCTCCGGTTTCAAGTACAAACTCTCCAAAGACAGATTCAGATTCAAAAG GCTATGGCAGAAGAGCTGcttcccattctattttcctCCATGCCTCTAGAGCAATCTATTTCCTACCTTTATCGAGCAGTGTACTCTGA
- the tedc2 gene encoding uncharacterized protein tedc2 isoform X3 — MHEVKPAVVLLWLSSLLVEAIKECTEEERKLEDELKSFRKLLKPWNPNTREKPAKNGATTSRTEHASSYEELQELALLNRTLAKALRIRQTHQSVFEIKQIQPHTSDNSTVPTNAGYGIVKHPQAASYRDKPLEDVLSRTLWSGSKTKLAGASMNNTCGKVTASVCKERYLSSHLADGVAGKKVATHAVSSRKPESCTLKLPYKTKQDVKRKSTSSTVGKLVRGSLHTPGLVKTAAIQQTKRSASVDRAGNRVQQSRLWSLKTIPRTIASHNSLNLEDTDIIQRTVTPRSMQISAFADTAPKMTSPVISQQRANCMKETVHLSVSEQNMLQNESSSMEKLKLFTLQGSGSTLKLPSEWRKQRCRNARLWGQVSASKTDEIQKASFMQNIQSALPPVSCAQIEEQLDNIYELYKCIDQYVRTDFLLNSSGPLSYQHEHESLQILGRCQDTVSSLIQQIEQFVDAEMFWAKFGSCWTVNFKKCKCFGGKSAPLLFYSTLQELKEMEALRFQVQTLQRQIQIQKAMAEELLPILFSSMPLEQSISYLYRAVYSELCEGGEQFPVLVQDNIPE, encoded by the exons ATGCATGAGGTCAAGCCCGCTGTTGTACTTTTATG GCTTTCCTCACTATTGGTTGAAGCCATTAAGGAGTGTACAGAGGAGGAGAGAAAGCTTGAAGATGAGCTAAAGAGTTTTCGCAAACTTCTGAAACCCTG GAATCCCAACACTAGAGAGAAACCAGCAAAGAATGGAGCCACTACCAGCAGGACAG AGCATGCTTCTAGTTATGAGGAATTGCAGGAGTTGGCATTGTTGAATAGAACTCTGGCCAAAGCTCTACGAATTCGACAAACCCATCAAAGCGTGTTTGAAATAAAGCAGATCCAACCACATACCTCTGACAACAGCACAGTGCCAACTAATGCAGGATATGGCATTGTCAAACATCCACAGGCAGCCAGCTACAGAGATAAACCTTTAGAGGATGTTTTGTCAAGGACACTGTGGTCAGGTAGCAAGACAAAGCTAGCTGGTGCCAGTATGAACAATACTTGTGGTAAAGTGACAGCATCAGTATGTAAGGAGAGGTACTTATCAAGCCATTTAGCAGATGGAGTTGCTGGGAAGAAGGTTGCAACACATGCTGTCTCTTCCAGGAAACCAGAATCTTGTACATTGAAGCTGCCATATAAAACCAAGCAGGATGTGAAGAGAAAGTCTACGTCATCGACTGTGGGGAAATTAGTTCGAGGCTCCTTGCATACCCCAGGCCTGGTTAAAACTGCTGCTATACAACAAACAAAACGATCTGCCTCAGTTGacagggcaggaaacagagttcAACAAAGTAGGCTCTGGTCCTTGAAAACCATTCCAAGAACAATTGCATCTCATAATAGTTTGAACCTGGAAGATACAGACATTATTCAAAGAACAGTTACACCACGCAGCATGCAGATTTCTGCATTTGCAGACACTGCTCCCAAAATGACATCCCCTGTCATTAGCCAGCAGAGGGCCAATTGTATGAAAGAAACTGTACATTTGAGTGTTTCTGAACAGAACATGCTCCAAAATGAAAGCTCTTCCATGGAGAAACTCAAATTATTCACCCTTCAAGGAAGTGG GTCAACACTGAAACTTCCTTCAGAGTGGAGAAAGCAGCGATGTAGAAATGCACG CTTATGGGGACAGGTGTCTGCCAGTAAAACTGATGAAATCCAGAAAGCAAGCTTCATGCAAAACATTCAGTCAGCA CTCCCACCTGTAAGTTGTGCACAGATTGAAGAACAATTGGACAACATCTATGAACTTTACAAATGTATTGACCAATATGTACGTACAGATTTCCTACTCAATTCTTCAG GTCCCCTCAGTTATCAGCATGAACATGAGAGCCTTCAGATACTGGGGAGATGCCAAGATACTGTATCAAGCCTCATTCAGCAGATTGAGCAGTTTGTGGATG CTGAAATGTTTTGGGCGAAGTTTGGGAGCTGTTGGACGGTCAACTTCAAAAAATGCAAATGTTTTGGTGGCAAGTCTGCACCTCTCCTATTCTACTCCACACTGCAGGAGCTGAAGGAAATGGAGGCTCTCCGGTTTCAAGTACAAACTCTCCAAAGACAGATTCAGATTCAAAAG GCTATGGCAGAAGAGCTGcttcccattctattttcctCCATGCCTCTAGAGCAATCTATTTCCTACCTTTATCGAGCAGTGTACTCTGAGCTTTGTGAAGGAGGAGAGCAATTTCCTGTCTTGGTACAGGATAACATACCCGAATGA
- the tedc2 gene encoding uncharacterized protein tedc2 isoform X5 yields the protein MHEVKPAVVLLWLSSLLVEAIKECTEEERKLEDELKSFRKLLKPWNPNTREKPAKNGATTSRTEHASSYEELQELALLNRTLAKALRIRQTHQSVFEIKQIQPHTSDNSTVPTNAGYGIVKHPQAASYRDKPLEDVLSRTLWSGSKTKLAGASMNNTCGKVTASVCKERYLSSHLADGVAGKKVATHAVSSRKPESCTLKLPYKTKQDVKRKSTSSTVGKLVRGSLHTPGLVKTAAIQQTKRSASVDRAGNRVQQSRLWSLKTIPRTIASHNSLNLEDTDIIQRTVTPRSMQISAFADTAPKMTSPVISQQRANCMKETVHLSVSEQNMLQNESSSMEKLKLFTLQGSGLWGQVSASKTDEIQKASFMQNIQSAFHSQLPPVSCAQIEEQLDNIYELYKCIDQYVRTDFLLNSSGPLSYQHEHESLQILGRCQDTVSSLIQQIEQFVDAEMFWAKFGSCWTVNFKKCKCFGGKSAPLLFYSTLQELKEMEALRFQVQTLQRQIQIQKAMAEELLPILFSSMPLEQSISYLYRAVYSELCEGGEQFPVLVQDNIPE from the exons ATGCATGAGGTCAAGCCCGCTGTTGTACTTTTATG GCTTTCCTCACTATTGGTTGAAGCCATTAAGGAGTGTACAGAGGAGGAGAGAAAGCTTGAAGATGAGCTAAAGAGTTTTCGCAAACTTCTGAAACCCTG GAATCCCAACACTAGAGAGAAACCAGCAAAGAATGGAGCCACTACCAGCAGGACAG AGCATGCTTCTAGTTATGAGGAATTGCAGGAGTTGGCATTGTTGAATAGAACTCTGGCCAAAGCTCTACGAATTCGACAAACCCATCAAAGCGTGTTTGAAATAAAGCAGATCCAACCACATACCTCTGACAACAGCACAGTGCCAACTAATGCAGGATATGGCATTGTCAAACATCCACAGGCAGCCAGCTACAGAGATAAACCTTTAGAGGATGTTTTGTCAAGGACACTGTGGTCAGGTAGCAAGACAAAGCTAGCTGGTGCCAGTATGAACAATACTTGTGGTAAAGTGACAGCATCAGTATGTAAGGAGAGGTACTTATCAAGCCATTTAGCAGATGGAGTTGCTGGGAAGAAGGTTGCAACACATGCTGTCTCTTCCAGGAAACCAGAATCTTGTACATTGAAGCTGCCATATAAAACCAAGCAGGATGTGAAGAGAAAGTCTACGTCATCGACTGTGGGGAAATTAGTTCGAGGCTCCTTGCATACCCCAGGCCTGGTTAAAACTGCTGCTATACAACAAACAAAACGATCTGCCTCAGTTGacagggcaggaaacagagttcAACAAAGTAGGCTCTGGTCCTTGAAAACCATTCCAAGAACAATTGCATCTCATAATAGTTTGAACCTGGAAGATACAGACATTATTCAAAGAACAGTTACACCACGCAGCATGCAGATTTCTGCATTTGCAGACACTGCTCCCAAAATGACATCCCCTGTCATTAGCCAGCAGAGGGCCAATTGTATGAAAGAAACTGTACATTTGAGTGTTTCTGAACAGAACATGCTCCAAAATGAAAGCTCTTCCATGGAGAAACTCAAATTATTCACCCTTCAAGGAAGTGG CTTATGGGGACAGGTGTCTGCCAGTAAAACTGATGAAATCCAGAAAGCAAGCTTCATGCAAAACATTCAGTCAGCA TTCCATTCACAGCTCCCACCTGTAAGTTGTGCACAGATTGAAGAACAATTGGACAACATCTATGAACTTTACAAATGTATTGACCAATATGTACGTACAGATTTCCTACTCAATTCTTCAG GTCCCCTCAGTTATCAGCATGAACATGAGAGCCTTCAGATACTGGGGAGATGCCAAGATACTGTATCAAGCCTCATTCAGCAGATTGAGCAGTTTGTGGATG CTGAAATGTTTTGGGCGAAGTTTGGGAGCTGTTGGACGGTCAACTTCAAAAAATGCAAATGTTTTGGTGGCAAGTCTGCACCTCTCCTATTCTACTCCACACTGCAGGAGCTGAAGGAAATGGAGGCTCTCCGGTTTCAAGTACAAACTCTCCAAAGACAGATTCAGATTCAAAAG GCTATGGCAGAAGAGCTGcttcccattctattttcctCCATGCCTCTAGAGCAATCTATTTCCTACCTTTATCGAGCAGTGTACTCTGAGCTTTGTGAAGGAGGAGAGCAATTTCCTGTCTTGGTACAGGATAACATACCCGAATGA
- the tedc2 gene encoding uncharacterized protein tedc2 isoform X1 codes for MHEVKPAVVLLWLSSLLVEAIKECTEEERKLEDELKSFRKLLKPWNPNTREKPAKNGATTSRTEHASSYEELQELALLNRTLAKALRIRQTHQSVFEIKQIQPHTSDNSTVPTNAGYGIVKHPQAASYRDKPLEDVLSRTLWSGSKTKLAGASMNNTCGKVTASVCKERYLSSHLADGVAGKKVATHAVSSRKPESCTLKLPYKTKQDVKRKSTSSTVGKLVRGSLHTPGLVKTAAIQQTKRSASVDRAGNRVQQSRLWSLKTIPRTIASHNSLNLEDTDIIQRTVTPRSMQISAFADTAPKMTSPVISQQRANCMKETVHLSVSEQNMLQNESSSMEKLKLFTLQGSGSTLKLPSEWRKQRCRNARLWGQVSASKTDEIQKASFMQNIQSAFHSQLPPVSCAQIEEQLDNIYELYKCIDQYVRTDFLLNSSGPLSYQHEHESLQILGRCQDTVSSLIQQIEQFVDAEMFWAKFGSCWTVNFKKCKCFGGKSAPLLFYSTLQELKEMEALRFQVQTLQRQIQIQKAMAEELLPILFSSMPLEQSISYLYRAVYSELCEGGEQFPVLVQDNIPE; via the exons ATGCATGAGGTCAAGCCCGCTGTTGTACTTTTATG GCTTTCCTCACTATTGGTTGAAGCCATTAAGGAGTGTACAGAGGAGGAGAGAAAGCTTGAAGATGAGCTAAAGAGTTTTCGCAAACTTCTGAAACCCTG GAATCCCAACACTAGAGAGAAACCAGCAAAGAATGGAGCCACTACCAGCAGGACAG AGCATGCTTCTAGTTATGAGGAATTGCAGGAGTTGGCATTGTTGAATAGAACTCTGGCCAAAGCTCTACGAATTCGACAAACCCATCAAAGCGTGTTTGAAATAAAGCAGATCCAACCACATACCTCTGACAACAGCACAGTGCCAACTAATGCAGGATATGGCATTGTCAAACATCCACAGGCAGCCAGCTACAGAGATAAACCTTTAGAGGATGTTTTGTCAAGGACACTGTGGTCAGGTAGCAAGACAAAGCTAGCTGGTGCCAGTATGAACAATACTTGTGGTAAAGTGACAGCATCAGTATGTAAGGAGAGGTACTTATCAAGCCATTTAGCAGATGGAGTTGCTGGGAAGAAGGTTGCAACACATGCTGTCTCTTCCAGGAAACCAGAATCTTGTACATTGAAGCTGCCATATAAAACCAAGCAGGATGTGAAGAGAAAGTCTACGTCATCGACTGTGGGGAAATTAGTTCGAGGCTCCTTGCATACCCCAGGCCTGGTTAAAACTGCTGCTATACAACAAACAAAACGATCTGCCTCAGTTGacagggcaggaaacagagttcAACAAAGTAGGCTCTGGTCCTTGAAAACCATTCCAAGAACAATTGCATCTCATAATAGTTTGAACCTGGAAGATACAGACATTATTCAAAGAACAGTTACACCACGCAGCATGCAGATTTCTGCATTTGCAGACACTGCTCCCAAAATGACATCCCCTGTCATTAGCCAGCAGAGGGCCAATTGTATGAAAGAAACTGTACATTTGAGTGTTTCTGAACAGAACATGCTCCAAAATGAAAGCTCTTCCATGGAGAAACTCAAATTATTCACCCTTCAAGGAAGTGG GTCAACACTGAAACTTCCTTCAGAGTGGAGAAAGCAGCGATGTAGAAATGCACG CTTATGGGGACAGGTGTCTGCCAGTAAAACTGATGAAATCCAGAAAGCAAGCTTCATGCAAAACATTCAGTCAGCA TTCCATTCACAGCTCCCACCTGTAAGTTGTGCACAGATTGAAGAACAATTGGACAACATCTATGAACTTTACAAATGTATTGACCAATATGTACGTACAGATTTCCTACTCAATTCTTCAG GTCCCCTCAGTTATCAGCATGAACATGAGAGCCTTCAGATACTGGGGAGATGCCAAGATACTGTATCAAGCCTCATTCAGCAGATTGAGCAGTTTGTGGATG CTGAAATGTTTTGGGCGAAGTTTGGGAGCTGTTGGACGGTCAACTTCAAAAAATGCAAATGTTTTGGTGGCAAGTCTGCACCTCTCCTATTCTACTCCACACTGCAGGAGCTGAAGGAAATGGAGGCTCTCCGGTTTCAAGTACAAACTCTCCAAAGACAGATTCAGATTCAAAAG GCTATGGCAGAAGAGCTGcttcccattctattttcctCCATGCCTCTAGAGCAATCTATTTCCTACCTTTATCGAGCAGTGTACTCTGAGCTTTGTGAAGGAGGAGAGCAATTTCCTGTCTTGGTACAGGATAACATACCCGAATGA